One part of the Chrysemys picta bellii isolate R12L10 chromosome 14, ASM1138683v2, whole genome shotgun sequence genome encodes these proteins:
- the GINS2 gene encoding DNA replication complex GINS protein PSF2 — protein sequence MDPAEAEFLAEKELVTVIPNFSLDRIYLIGGDLGPFNPGLPVEVPLWLAVNLKQRQKCRLIPPEWMDAEKLEEIRDQERKEDTFTPMPSPYYMELTKLLLNYASDSIPKADEIRTLVKDTWDTRIAKLRLSADSFVRQQEAHAKLDNLTLMEINTTGTFLTQALDHMYKLRTNLQPGESAQSQDF from the exons ATGGATCCCGCCGAGGCCGAGTTCCTGGCCGAGAAGGAGCTGGTGACCGTCATCCCCAACTTCAGCCTGGACCGGATCTACCTCATCGGG GGGGATTTGGGTCCCTTTAATCCGGGCTTGCCTGTGGAAGTGCCTCTTTGGCTAGCTGTTAACCTAAAACAGAGACAGAAGTGTCGGCTAATACCTCCTGAATGGATGGATGCTG AAAAGCTGGAGGAAATCCGGGATCAGGAACGCAAAGAGGACACTTTCACTCCAATGCCCAGTCCCTACTACATGGAACTAACTAAGCTGCTGTTAAACTA TGCCTCAGACAGCATCCCGAAAGCAGATGAAATCCGAACACTGGTTAAGGATACCTGGGATACACGGATAGCTAAACTGCGGCTGTCTGCAGACAGCTTTGTCAGACAGCAGGAGGCCCATGCCAAG CTGGATAATCTGACCTTGATGGAGATCAACACCACTGGGACTTTTCTTACTCAAGCCTTAGATCACATGTACAAACTACGCACAAACCTTCAGCCGGGTGAGAGTGCCCAGTCCCAGGATTTCTAA